The Microcystis aeruginosa NIES-843 sequence AGATCATCGCTATCTGACACATTGATATAACGATGATCTTCTCTTAGTATTTGACCCACTTGGATTGAGGCTCGACTAGATACCTTGCTCCGAATCCAAGTCACAGTTTCATCGAATACCGATTCGAGAATAATCCAATTATTATGAGGATTTTCTAAGTAATATTTTTGAGCGCTTTCGTGATGAGTTTCAGATTTGACAAAAAAGGCAATTAAAGCAGACGTATCAACAATAATTTCTTTGTCCACAATTTTTAATAAATAATTTCATCGATGTTTTCAGCGTAGTTAGTTACAACTTGACCCCGATTATCTTGTCCGATAATATATTTAGGCTCAGGTTGGACAATTTCTAAACTTCCACAAAGTTCCCAAGTACGAGTCTTAGTAATATCTGGTAATTCAGCTTGAACATAATTTTCCAAAGCTTTGATAACAATCTCTTGAACCGAGGATTTTTGTTCTTGCAAACGAGATATTAATTCGTCGGGAATTTCGATCAATATTTGAGTCATTGATAAACCTTAGAGATTAACGTTGTTTTACTAACATTATAGCCTGTTTGTGAATTATAACCAAGAGACGCAAATGCAATTACCTGAATCAGTTACCAAAAGGCTAACAACTGTTCACTGATTCAGGTGATTCGCCATAAGTCCAGAAAACGGGTTTCTGAAGATTGTCTCTCAATTACTCCCTCACAATGACAATTTTAGCGGGTCATGGCGAGAAGGCGATGGCCACAAGTCCAGAAAACGGGTTTCTTTAAGAAACCCGTTTTCTAGGTGAACTTCGGGAAAGAAAAAGTATAAAAACGCTTCAAAATATTCGCTTAATGCTTCTTTCTAGGGTTCATCATAATTGGCGGTTGTTGGGTTAATTGGAGAAGAAAATTACTGAGACTATTGTTCTAAAAGTTGATGCAACTCATCAAAAGAATTAACGGTTAATGCCGATTTCAGTAACTCGTCTAAAATCGATAATACAGAAATTTGATCAACAGCTTGCTCAATTCCTATTGGAATATCACCCAATCGCGTTTTCAGCACCGTTTTAACATAGTTACGAGCATTTTCTAACGCTCCGATTTCCTTGCCGCGTTCTATACCTCGTAACTCCCCAATTTCCTTACCAATTTCCTTACCGATTTCCTTACCGCGTTCTATTCCTCGTAACTCCATATTACTCATTAAAGGCATGGTTCTTTCCTCCTCAAATTGTTTGATTTTACTCTCTAAGCTTGACTGCAATTCAGGGGATAAAGTCATCATATTGTCGATGATTTCAAACAGTTTAATTATCTGTTCTCTCTCGAACTCCTTTTCATATAATCCCCTGATTAACTTCCACTTCCACTGTTCCCGTTGTGGCAGCTTCCCAGTAGTCGCTTTTGTTTTCAGGTGTGCCATGACTATTATAGCAAAGGGATTGCTACTTGCTTCTAGTTCTGACCAGTTTTCCTCATAGTCCAGTAATTTGACTGTTGGGAATTTCAGACTCACTTCACAACCAGCGATAGTATAATTATAGGAATCTGGTCGCCAATTTACTCTTTCATCTCCTAATATAGCGAGACTGATAACTGGTTTCTGATACAAATCAAAGGCCCGATAGTTATAAATATACATCCTCTGAGGGAAATTTTCTTCGTACTGGCTTTGAATTTCAATATGAATCAAAATCCAGACTTCTTCACGGGAGCATCTCACCTTTGCAATGAGCATAAATACTTAGTGGAAAAATAGGCTTTTCGAGGGTAATTCTTGTTTTAATTCTCCATGTACGCAGTCTTTAAAAGCCTCTATTTCGTTCCAAGACACGATTAAGAGTGGCTTTTAGGCTAAGTATAATTACTTATCGCGTAAGTGAGATGCTCCCCTTCTTCACCCCTGAGTAACCAGACTTTATAGAGTTTGTCAGCGAAACGTTTTTTTGTCTTTGCTGAAGCGGTAATCCGTTTGAGTTCTTTTTCTAGGGATTCGGGAATTTTTGTCCAATCAATCAATTGGTGAACTTCGGGAAAAAAGAAGTATAAAAACGCTTCAAAATACTCGCTTAATGCTTCTTTCCAGGGTTCATCATAATTGGCAGTTGGTTGTTTCATGGCAAGTCGCTACCAATTGGAAAGTTAGGCACTCATCTAAATCTATTATTCCCCATAAATATCATCAATA is a genomic window containing:
- a CDS encoding type II toxin-antitoxin system VapC family toxin, translated to MDKEIIVDTSALIAFFVKSETHHESAQKYYLENPHNNWIILESVFDETVTWIRSKVSSRASIQVGQILREDHRYINVSDSDDLAIWEAFCKYNDKKWSYTDCSILVMAHRLQIFKVFAFDDHIRQMAGLGIVCVP